A single genomic interval of Saccharothrix saharensis harbors:
- a CDS encoding MBL fold metallo-hydrolase, producing MRLTVLGGVGAWPTADQACGGYLVEHDGFTLLVDPGYATFPAMQALVPAAAVDAVLVSHGHPDHCADLNPLLRARALGPSVPVLPVHAPEGALDRVLALDQVRVDHACVVHVVERSFEVGPFRVDTWDLPHFVPNAGLRLTAGGRVIAYTGDTGPSPALVDLARDADVFVAEATFARHVLPADNAPYLSTAEQAGANAHRAGVGRLLLTHLWPGVDPAEHLEAAGHPSEVAVRGLVVEL from the coding sequence GTGCGGCTGACCGTCCTGGGCGGCGTCGGCGCCTGGCCGACCGCCGACCAGGCGTGCGGCGGTTACCTCGTGGAACACGACGGGTTCACGCTGCTGGTCGACCCGGGTTACGCGACGTTCCCGGCGATGCAGGCGCTGGTGCCCGCGGCGGCGGTGGACGCGGTGCTCGTCAGCCACGGGCACCCGGACCACTGCGCGGACCTCAACCCGTTGCTTCGGGCCCGCGCGCTCGGGCCTTCGGTCCCGGTGCTCCCGGTGCACGCGCCGGAGGGCGCGCTGGACCGCGTGCTGGCGCTGGACCAGGTGCGGGTCGACCACGCGTGCGTGGTGCACGTGGTGGAGCGGTCGTTCGAGGTCGGGCCGTTCCGGGTGGACACCTGGGACCTGCCGCACTTCGTGCCCAACGCGGGCCTGCGGCTGACGGCCGGCGGCCGGGTCATCGCCTACACGGGTGACACCGGGCCGAGCCCGGCGCTGGTGGACCTGGCGCGGGACGCGGACGTGTTCGTGGCGGAGGCGACGTTCGCGCGGCACGTGCTGCCGGCGGACAACGCGCCGTACCTGTCGACGGCCGAGCAGGCGGGCGCGAACGCCCACCGGGCCGGCGTGGGCCGGCTGCTGCTCACCCACCTGTGGCCGGGCGTCGACCCCGCCGAGCACCTCGAGGCGGCGGGGCACCCGTCGGAGGTCGCCGTGCGCGGGCTGGTCGTCGAGCTGTAG
- a CDS encoding rhomboid family intramembrane serine protease, whose translation MADSPISPPPGEPVGAQQGLPACVRHPDRPTGLRCVRCDRPSCPDCLREASVGYQCVDCVNEARATVRRPRTFVGAEFSRRMVVTPVLIAVNVLLFAVTAVQAGSASANQRSALFEHLVMYTPAVAANGEWWRLLTSGFLHFGPLHLALNMIALYVLGRDLEPVFGKLRFSAVYGVSLLGGGIAVYLFGGVFTVVAGASGAVYGLMGAMLVAVLRLKLNPGPALGVIGLNVVLSFTLPGISLLGHIGGLVVGAALTAGLVYAPAAKRNNWQVAAVVAAVVLLVVLAVVRTGQLV comes from the coding sequence GTGGCCGACTCGCCGATCTCCCCGCCGCCCGGTGAGCCGGTCGGGGCGCAGCAAGGCCTGCCGGCCTGCGTGCGCCACCCCGATCGGCCCACCGGGCTGCGGTGCGTCCGCTGCGACCGGCCGTCGTGCCCGGACTGCCTCCGCGAGGCGTCGGTCGGCTACCAGTGCGTCGACTGCGTGAACGAGGCGCGCGCCACCGTGCGGCGGCCGCGCACGTTCGTCGGTGCGGAGTTCTCCCGGCGCATGGTCGTCACGCCGGTGCTGATCGCGGTGAACGTGCTGCTGTTCGCCGTCACCGCGGTCCAGGCGGGCAGCGCCTCGGCCAACCAGCGGTCGGCGCTGTTCGAGCACCTGGTCATGTACACGCCCGCGGTCGCCGCGAACGGCGAGTGGTGGCGGCTGCTGACGTCCGGGTTCCTGCACTTCGGGCCGCTGCACCTGGCGTTGAACATGATCGCGCTGTACGTGCTCGGCCGTGACCTGGAACCGGTGTTCGGCAAGCTGCGGTTCTCCGCGGTGTACGGGGTGTCGCTGCTCGGCGGCGGCATCGCGGTGTACCTGTTCGGCGGCGTGTTCACGGTGGTCGCCGGTGCGTCCGGCGCGGTGTACGGCCTGATGGGCGCGATGCTGGTGGCCGTGCTGCGGCTCAAGCTCAACCCGGGGCCCGCGCTGGGCGTGATCGGGTTGAACGTCGTGCTCAGCTTCACGCTGCCGGGCATCTCGCTGCTCGGGCACATCGGCGGGCTGGTGGTCGGCGCGGCGCTGACCGCCGGGCTGGTCTACGCGCCCGCCGCGAAGCGGAACAACTGGCAGGTGGCGGCCGTCGTGGCGGCGGTCGTGCTGCTGGTGGTGCTCGCGGTCGTGCGGACCGGTCAGCTGGTCTGA
- a CDS encoding peptidylprolyl isomerase, with amino-acid sequence MGCVADSNESFVGTKVTATLHTSQGDIRINLFPDHAPKTVANFVGLAEGTKSYTEPNAKGEPSGPFYDGAIFHRVIAGFMLQGGDPTGTGRGGPGYKFGDEFHPELQFNKPYLLAMANAGPNTNGSQFFITVAPTTWLNFKHTIFGEVADQDSRNVVDAIGRTPTGSGDRPVTDVVIEKVSVERA; translated from the coding sequence ATGGGGTGCGTGGCAGACAGCAACGAATCGTTCGTCGGGACCAAGGTGACGGCGACCCTGCACACCTCGCAGGGCGACATCCGCATCAACCTCTTCCCCGACCACGCCCCCAAGACGGTGGCCAACTTCGTCGGCCTGGCCGAGGGCACGAAGAGCTACACCGAGCCCAACGCGAAGGGCGAGCCGTCCGGTCCGTTCTACGACGGTGCGATCTTCCACCGGGTGATCGCGGGCTTCATGCTCCAGGGCGGTGACCCAACCGGCACCGGTCGCGGTGGTCCGGGCTACAAGTTCGGCGACGAGTTCCACCCGGAGCTGCAGTTCAACAAGCCCTACCTGCTGGCGATGGCGAACGCCGGGCCCAACACCAACGGCTCCCAGTTCTTCATCACGGTCGCGCCGACCACGTGGCTGAACTTCAAGCACACGATCTTCGGCGAGGTCGCGGACCAGGACTCGCGCAACGTGGTGGACGCGATCGGTCGCACGCCGACCGGTTCGGGCGACCGCCCGGTCACCGACGTGGTGATCGAGAAGGTCTCGGTCGAGCGGGCCTGA